From the Anguilla rostrata isolate EN2019 chromosome 12, ASM1855537v3, whole genome shotgun sequence genome, the window TGTGCTGGACCTGTGCTGGACCTGAGCTGCACCTGCGCTGCACCTGAGCTGGGTCTTTGCTGGAGCTGAGCTGGGTTTTTGCTGGAGCTGTGCTGGGCCTGTGCTGGACCTGTGCTGGAGCTGTTGCTCTTGTTCAAATAAGATCTGACCTGAACCAGAAACTGCCCGATTTCATTTTTGACCCTGAGACAAATTCCAACTGAGCTGGGAGATAAGAGCTACAACAACTTCAGAATTCTGTCATGAGAACACGCCAGGAAACCAAGAAACAGATGAACGCGTGCAGCCCagtcaacaaataaaatgcataaaaataaacggTTTAGCGAGCGGTAACATAAAATTTGGctgtttaatattcatattctgTGTGTAAAGGCtctatttacatatttttaaataccccTAATGCTTGCTTTATTTTATCTGGGGATCATGCAGTGTCAACAGCCGACAAGGCTGCGTGTCAGAGTCATATGCACGCCTGTTTTTGAAGGATGTTGGCATAGTCAATCAGATGTACTGGTCAGGTCCCCAAAGACAGATATCATTTTTGTGAGAATTTTATCAAGACACTGGAGTTAATACCACAACACTTAGAGTGCTGTGTGATGTCTGAAAAATATGTTCTttaaatatatgcacacaaaaagATTAGTACCCAAACCAAACTTGGCAGCTTTTATATTCACtcttaatttgctgttttatttcttcaggTCATTTAATTAAACAGACTATCTActgtgaatggtaaatggtaaatgaacaATAACTGTGAGAAGAAACATCTTAATCTGCTAATGAATTTATTACAATACGAGTGTTATAGTTCCTTAAGTGTCCACAGTTTACGGTCTATTAAAAGCTGCCATACACAGCTCAGTATTTGTAAAGtcttaaaatcatttttcactGACAACTCTGTTGCCATGTCCTGGAAGATGCATCCTAATAtcccaattaaaaataaataaataaataaagcaattcTTCTTTCTCTTCAGACAAAAAGTGGTTAATAAAtccatgttatttttctttgtagGATTCAGTGTGAAACTAGACCATGGAGAATGGATCCGTGGTGACATTCATATTGAAGCCATACACTGAACTGGAAGACCATAGATATCTGTACTTCACAGGTTTCCTGTTATTGTTCATCCTTATGGTATTAACAAATGTAATTCTTATTACAATAATTTACACTGAGAGAGGTCTCCATGAACCCATGTACGTTTTTATGTGTAATTTAGCAGTGAATGGAATTTATGGGGCTCTATCTTTATTACCGTCAGTACTTGTTAATTTAACATCTCATACTTATGAAATATCTCTGACTGCTTGTCTTTTACAGATCTattgtatacacacatatgctgCAGTTGAATTTACTACTTTAGCTGTGATGGGCTATGACCGGTTTGTCGCTATTTGTCAGCCACTACACTATTGCCAATTAATGTCTCATAGAAAAGTGTGCACCCTTATTGCATTGTCCTGGATGTATCCTTGTATTGTTTTTGGACTATATTTCATATTAACTGCACAGCGCACTTTTTGTGACAGGATCATAGAAAGGGTGTATTGTATTAGCTTTGAATTACTCAAACTGTCCTGTCTTGAAATCTCTATCCAGACCCAAATTGGCTTTGTTGTAgctattttattaattgttcCACAGCTGCTCATGATATTATTTTCCTATGCACAAATCCTCAGAGTCTGCCTGTTTGCTTCTAAGGAATCTCAGACCAAAGCTATTCAAACATGCACCCCACACTTACTTTCTGTGATAAACTATTCAGTAGGATGCTTATTTGAACTTATTTCAAATTATCTgaaattcagtcatttcaacaCAGGTCAAGTACCATATAAAGCTCGCATATTCTTATTCCTTTACTTTATGATAATTCCCCCATTGTTTAATCCTGTCATTTATGGAGTTAGCATTACAGCCATAAGAGTTCAGATTTTCAAACTCTTCACCACTTGTAAAAATAAGTTAGGCTAAATCCACTGCAGGTGAGGATGAAGTAGTCTCACGTCTGctacttttcacatttttaagccGATCGCCTAATTGAGCTCAAAATGGAATTCCACTGGGGGATAGGTTCAATGAGAAGTGTCAACACTGGTTGTTTTACAGCTGGCAAGAAGActagattatttattattatttctgcctGTAGAATTCAATCACATAGGTTTGGGCACCTTGTTGTCAAAAAATACATGACGACTGTACATTCCTCTGTGTTCTAAACCATTTTAAATCATATCTGATGTCTGTtacataatgtaaaataaacctTTCCTTGATTTTGTATTCTTGCCGGCTAATTTGTCTCAACAGGAAACAGTTTCATGACAATACTTCAGAATGATAAGATCTTAAGCAGTAATTAAAAGCATTTCCACATGGGCTGAGCTGTTCTTAATAGCTGAATCCCATTTGATTGGCTCACTCAATTTTTGATACATCTGTCCAGCCAATGTGGGAGTTTGCCCTTCATTCCAGTGTGTTGGGCCCATGTGAAGGTCTCTTCCACACATCCTCAAAAATGATTGATATGTTAGTCGGtacaaatattaatgaatgttCACGCTGTATGGTTTAGTTTAGTCATTGATAAGCAAGCGTgagcataaaaatgaatgttactTTTAAGTTGTTAAGTTTTTGATAAGCaagtttcagtaaaaaaaaaaggatggctgtaacattatttgtaaGAATAAAATGTTggtataaatattaatgaatgatcAAGCTATAACATTCTTGATAAGCAAGCATCGGTAGGGAAATGATCAAGTTTTAGCATACTTTCCAGGACAGTAAAAATATCTTTCTCTTTTACTCGGATAGGACTTATTTGGGTACTGGCCCAATTGGGCAAGGGACAGATCAATAAGCTGGTCTTAACCAATCACATAGTGGCCTTGGGCCTGTGGGCAATCCTTATTGTCGAGCCCTGCAACCATTGCCCTGTAATGTAGAGTGCGGTTCAGGTCGGATATTTGCGTCCGAAACCGAAGAGAATAGTATCCGACCCGACACGAGCCCGACGAGCATTCTGTATTTTGGTGTCCGAACCAAACCTgatgcaatttaaaatatacatagctCACTGCCTAAAATCATTGATGTTAAGTACATAAGTATGTAATGCTAGCTACGTTGTAAACAATGGAGTGTGTGGGGGAAAGACGTCCGTCACTTTCCAACGTGCTGCTGCTGGCAGCAGACTCACTGATTCAGTTGCTAAGTAACCACCGTCAGCAAACCATTCTAGCCttgcttggctagctagctgctatCGACAAGGTAAAAACGTTAGCCAAACACtgttgctaacgttagctaaacaTGCCATAAGTACGTAATGTCCTTGCAACGGAACCCGACGCATTTGAGGCAGTAACGAAGGCTGTGATTGCAGTTTGACTTGTACCTGCTTCAACGTGCACCCTCGGTCCAGATGACACTGCAGGGACGAATTTCCCGTCtttttgctgtcattttttgcatttaacaaaaCCAATTGGTTGTTTTGCTTCCGCAGTTACAACCAAGTGGAAGTGTTTCCATACTGGTGATTTGCCATGGTTTTCGGTAATAATTAGCCCTCCCGATGAGTGCTTTCGCTTGACTTCATCCATGGTcgctttttttgtcttttctgccAAAAACATGCGCAGCAGAGGTAGTGACACAGattcaacaaaacacacacccacgtcgcacgcacaggcaggcagcagcacaggcaagaTATCAagtcattttattgaattaaataagccacgcaattaaaattaatcttaaaataatttaaataaatatggccTAAACATGAATACAATCATAACCGAACCCGACCGAGTCCAAGCATTAACAGTAAATCTTCGGTCCGACTCAACCCGAACACGCCAGGTCCCGTCGGGCCCGGGTCGGGTATCCACACTCTACTGTAATGTAACTCCAGCTGATATTCGGTAGAACCAATCAGGTTGTAGGAAACTAATCTCATATACTAATGGGGAAAGCAATGGGCAATGGGGGAAAGCAATGATTTGCCATGTTCTGTCTCAGGGTATTAGTCACTAATGTTACCTGTGCTGTCTTCTCTGGCTGACTGGAGGTCTGAGATCTGCACTGGTTCTATTAGCCGTGCTGTCCGCCTGTGCAGTAACTGCACAGTTGTAGTACACAGTCTGTTCTGGTTTGTTAGCTTTGCTGTCTGCCTGTGCAGTAACTGCACAGCTATAGTACACAGTCTGTTCTGGTTTGTTAGCtttgctgtctgtgtgcacagtgACTGCGCAGTTGTAGTACACAGTCTGCACTGGTTCTACTAGCTGTGCTGTCTGCCTGTGCAGTAACTGCACAGCTGTAGTACACAGTCTGTTCTGGTTTGTTAGCTTTGCTGTCTGCCTGTGCAGTAACTGCACAGCTGTAGTACACAGTCTGCGCTGGTACtgttagctgtgctgtctgcCTGTGTAGTAAATGCGCAGTAACATTTCAGCAAACAGATGGACTTACAGCTTCCAACAAGATTctaaatgagattttttttaaataatgctgaGGCCTACACAGTTGTTAGCCCTGCCAGCTAGGGTAGACCACAGGCAACTCTCAACCCATAAACAAATCCCCTCATTCAGCCAGGAGTTCACTTACCCAGCATGCCACTTCATGCCCTGGGATCCACTCCCTATCTGCTACCTCTGCTTTACCCCTGTCTGAATATTACAAACTGGAGCATATTCAGGGCAGACTGCCTACTGCCTACAAAAATTTGAATGGTATGATTTTTTGACTAAAACTAATTAGTGTTTTTATTAGTCTTTAATGCCTttaacacacactgtactttttATGGTTTCTAGGGttaggtttgtgtgtggttgggggatTCTAGTTCTAATATTCTGCTGGGCTTGTCGTATGTCAACACCCTCTTACGATCATTATGAATGTGTCCCTATGACAAGTAATATAGGCCTGAAACACAACAGAGGTTGTGATCTAccattcatataaaaaaaacataaaggtTCCAAAtcttttttatctgtattttctAATTCTCTAGGATGCCTCAAAGGCATTTGCTGAAGAAAATCACCAAGTGGAaggcacacaaaataaaacatcagtGCGGGTCATCTAAACCCGCTCATAACAGGAAGGTTGAATAAAGCTTAAAGATAACGTTAtccctatttttattttaacatattaGGCTACAACTATTTAGTTACACCtataatgggaaattaaaaccgGGCCataattattaaacatttagGTAACATTTACTGCAATGTTGACcgtaaaaaatttaaacaactttGAACAAATTACTCTATTGTGAGATTTGTTCAAAATGTGTTCAACATGACAGCTCTAAtaaatatttactgtgtgtgtttgtgtgtccttcATACATGCATTTCTTTCCTCCATCTGTTTACTGTACATTATCCACATGCAATCTGTTTGCAAACTGCATCATTCCAGGCCGTCTCcagatggaaaaagagaaatgcagaTGATAATGATGTAACTTCTCTCATCAAAGTGAGAGTGGCCTGAGCCTCCTCTCCAGCTCACAGGGAGACCGTATGAAGCAATCAGGGGTCAGAGTCCCCAGGCTGTCCAAAGGGAGGTCAttattccctctctctgagaccCATCGCCCTCagctcctccctccatccccactATAATCTACAGGGAGCTGCTGTTGTTCACTGTGTCCTTTTGGTCTCAGGTGTGAAGGGCTCTAAATTGCTATCCAGGGAATGGACATGTAAAGTGGACTAATGACCTCCTGTAATGTCTAATGACTAATGAATGATGGACTAATAAACATGTTTATCACTTAATTGGCTCTGTTTGCTGTTgaccctcagagagagagagagtcatcaGATCCATCTACCAAAGGGAGTAATCAgttcacaaataatttttaaagaaagttaCATCACCTGGCTTTGGCCTTCTACTTGTATCTGTTCAAAAAGTGCAGCGTGCAGCCAAATTCATCTTAGTTCTGACAACAGAATTAGAGAAAATGGTGATATTAGTTTAAAGTTTGATACTCGTTTCTTcacacaaagtaaaaaataattgaataaatgcACAAGCTTTGTGGTAAACTCATACTCTTGAATTGCAAAGCCAAACTCAAACAATGTCACTCTGGGTTATATAGTTTATACATTAGATTATACAGTTTGCCAAGCTAGAAAGCGAACTATTTCAGCatccagctgaaaaaaaaaagaaatagacaATGGATTACATCAGTTGTCACAGTAATTGTGGTTCCGTCCTAACATTAGTTATAACTGCAGTATCTTTGTGTTTGCTACATTGGCAGTTTCTTCTTAAAGTACGCCACCATCATGTTAGCTAACTACTTAGCTTGCAGTGCTATAATTGCTTATTTAACTAGCAGGCTAGTAATGCAATAATGTTCTATGTGAATAAACACATATGTACGGCAGTGTCAAAGTGCACAGCCATGTAATAGTGTTACATCCGATAAAGATTCGATGCATCACAATATGACAGAACCGGAGTCGACCGTGCATGGGAAGCCGATGGTGCAGTAACATCGGTTCAAGCACCAAGGGCCCTGTAGGAACTGTCCAAATTGTAAGCTTTTTATGTCTAATTGCAAACTATTGGCTACTTATTGCATTACTAGCTAATTAATTAGAGAGCTGTAATGTACATGGAAAGCTTATGTCAAAGCACTATTACTATTGTAGCTGATTAACATTGTAGCTGGAAAACTTGTAGCTGATTAAaaccccattatctccaaaatgatatacagtacagacatggttcaaTGCTTGACATAAAGAGGACGtttgtaccaaaatgaccaGAAATTACTCTCATAGAATCCCTGCTCCTATGGGAGTCTCACTCCATAAACATACAAgacatatttaatttgaaaaacaacaaagaaatacaaaatttgCTTAGTATTTACTTTATCCTGTCGAGAGTATGTATTTCTGATACTGGATGAAActgacatgtttttttcctgaaaactgctccaaatggcaccaaacctctccaaattgtAATACTGCACATATCCTACTTTCCAGatgctaattttatttatggtGGCACCCTCTGGgaccccacaaaacaaatatatacataaactcTGCCAAGACTATGTCCTTGAGCTACATTTGCACCATTTTAATAGGCAGTTTAAGTGTAGCAAGCAGAAAGAAAGGGTGTTAAATCCTCCATGCCATGATAACTACGTTGCCTAAACTTAACAGCCTTCTAAACAAATATTGTTTGATGTGACCTGAAGTGTTTCGAATGTGGAAAAGACACCCATTCAGGAAGCTTTTCCTGGAGTCAGAAAAATGATTGCCTCTTGCATCACTCACATTTG encodes:
- the LOC135236596 gene encoding olfactory receptor 51E1-like is translated as MENGSVVTFILKPYTELEDHRYLYFTGFLLLFILMVLTNVILITIIYTERGLHEPMYVFMCNLAVNGIYGALSLLPSVLVNLTSHTYEISLTACLLQIYCIHTYAAVEFTTLAVMGYDRFVAICQPLHYCQLMSHRKVCTLIALSWMYPCIVFGLYFILTAQRTFCDRIIERVYCISFELLKLSCLEISIQTQIGFVVAILLIVPQLLMILFSYAQILRVCLFASKESQTKAIQTCTPHLLSVINYSVGCLFELISNYLKFSHFNTGQVPYKARIFLFLYFMIIPPLFNPVIYGVSITAIRVQIFKLFTTCKNKLG